The following coding sequences lie in one Leptotrichia hongkongensis genomic window:
- a CDS encoding Eco57I restriction-modification methylase domain-containing protein has product MNNLFNQKILAKKAEEEIDLSKHNFSERRKALNKWINNLENGVLDKSKEEEFQGEFLYDIFTTVLRAVNKSDGKNEWNLERETKTKLDGQKADGVLGFFDTDGKKDVRAVIELKGAKVSLDVRQKRVGDTRTPVEQAFNYAPKYGKNCQWVIVSNYKEIRLYRANDMTEYQVFFLEKLKDDLEFKKFIYILSFYALVGTEKKKAKTIELSEEYQKNQAEIEKKFYNEYKNIRLHIFENMRKNNPTINENIIIEKVQKLLDRFLFICFCEDKGLLPNEIFYKTLEKGKNFGDVFEVFKMLCNWINLGNPRENISHFNGGLFKNDDVLESLFVDNEVFEEMKKISEYDFDSELNENILGHIFEQSISDIEDLKKELNGEEFDKKKGKRKKDGIFYTPKYITKYIVENSIKNWLDDKRKELGEDKLPELTEKDFEIKYSSKKSNERIYSKNYKKHIEFWTKYREAVKNIKIVDPACGSGAFLIKAFEYLLNYNDYLNDKIFDLTGTKDLFSDTTREILQNNIFGVDLNKESVEITKLSLWLKTADKNKTLATLENNIKCGNSLIDDVEIAGELAFDWEKEFPQVFKNGGFDVVVGNPPYVSTKQIPANDRNYYWDKYKEILFSEMDLYEIFIYKSINELLKNKGYLGFITPDSYFTNTSFELLRKYLLEKTKIIEIIDFPYRFYPFEEVNTETAILILNKKIDKNFVNLRVSNRNVNNLYLKESLKNNIQLSQEEILMKYNNKIIVNINSILNKLLKNSLRFGNYLELHKGWMSIPKKIKIGLTEIEKGIFTKEEAIKNNIINNCSEYLEGRDIHRYFTDKVNKYVYIKNIDKTTKEWHFSPKIILQRIVGQNRNKIFATIDLNQKIIFPNANLVNLKNKKDDVRFYLTILNSRLISYFYNLYYGESNTNLTKIAFENIPLVNIENINQQPFIKKADKMLFLNKNLQEISQKFQRMIMRELGLEKISTKLQNWYLLNFDEFIKELSKVKVKLSLSQKADWEDYFIAEKSKAETLNNEITKTDKEIDGMVYELYGLSEEEVRVVES; this is encoded by the coding sequence GTGAATAATTTGTTTAATCAGAAAATACTGGCTAAAAAGGCTGAAGAAGAAATCGATTTAAGTAAACATAATTTTTCTGAAAGAAGAAAAGCACTAAATAAATGGATAAATAACCTTGAAAATGGTGTTCTGGATAAATCGAAAGAAGAAGAGTTTCAAGGAGAATTTTTATATGATATTTTTACAACTGTGTTGAGAGCTGTGAATAAATCGGATGGAAAAAATGAATGGAATTTGGAAAGAGAAACTAAAACAAAGTTAGATGGTCAGAAGGCTGATGGAGTTTTGGGATTTTTTGATACAGATGGAAAAAAAGATGTCAGGGCTGTAATTGAACTGAAAGGTGCGAAAGTTTCGCTAGATGTAAGGCAGAAAAGAGTTGGAGATACAAGGACTCCTGTAGAGCAGGCTTTTAATTATGCTCCAAAATACGGAAAGAACTGTCAGTGGGTTATAGTTTCAAACTACAAAGAGATAAGACTTTATAGAGCAAATGATATGACAGAATATCAGGTTTTCTTCCTAGAAAAGCTGAAAGATGATTTAGAATTTAAGAAGTTTATTTATATTCTTTCATTTTATGCTTTGGTAGGAACTGAAAAGAAAAAGGCAAAAACAATAGAACTTTCTGAAGAATATCAGAAAAATCAAGCTGAAATCGAGAAGAAATTTTATAACGAGTATAAAAATATTAGATTACATATTTTTGAAAATATGCGAAAAAATAATCCTACAATAAATGAGAATATTATAATTGAAAAAGTCCAAAAATTATTGGATAGATTTCTGTTTATCTGCTTTTGTGAAGACAAGGGCTTGCTTCCAAACGAGATTTTTTACAAGACTTTAGAAAAAGGTAAAAACTTTGGGGATGTTTTTGAAGTTTTTAAAATGCTTTGCAATTGGATAAATTTGGGAAATCCGAGAGAAAATATTTCTCATTTTAATGGAGGTTTATTTAAAAATGACGATGTTTTAGAGAGCCTTTTTGTGGATAATGAAGTTTTTGAAGAAATGAAAAAAATATCTGAATATGATTTTGACTCTGAACTGAATGAAAATATCTTGGGGCATATTTTTGAGCAATCTATAAGCGATATAGAGGATTTAAAAAAAGAATTAAATGGGGAAGAATTTGACAAGAAAAAAGGGAAACGTAAAAAAGACGGTATTTTTTACACACCAAAATATATAACAAAATACATTGTAGAAAATTCGATAAAAAACTGGCTTGATGACAAACGAAAAGAGCTGGGCGAGGATAAACTTCCTGAACTTACAGAAAAAGATTTTGAAATAAAATATAGCAGTAAAAAAAGTAATGAAAGAATTTACAGCAAAAATTATAAAAAACATATAGAATTTTGGACAAAATACAGAGAAGCTGTAAAAAATATAAAAATTGTAGATCCAGCTTGCGGAAGCGGAGCATTCCTAATCAAAGCCTTTGAATATTTATTAAATTACAACGATTATTTAAATGATAAAATTTTTGATTTGACGGGAACAAAAGATTTGTTTTCAGATACGACAAGAGAAATTTTACAAAATAATATTTTTGGAGTGGATTTGAATAAGGAAAGTGTAGAAATTACGAAATTATCATTATGGCTAAAAACAGCCGATAAAAATAAAACACTTGCAACACTTGAAAACAATATAAAATGTGGAAATTCATTGATTGATGATGTTGAGATTGCGGGGGAATTGGCATTTGATTGGGAAAAAGAGTTTCCGCAAGTGTTTAAAAATGGTGGATTTGATGTTGTTGTGGGGAATCCGCCGTATGTTTCTACAAAACAAATACCAGCAAATGACAGAAATTATTACTGGGATAAATACAAAGAAATTTTATTTTCTGAAATGGATTTATATGAAATATTTATATATAAATCAATAAATGAATTGTTGAAAAATAAAGGTTATCTAGGATTTATTACACCTGATTCTTATTTTACAAATACAAGTTTTGAATTATTAAGAAAATATTTACTAGAAAAAACTAAAATTATTGAAATAATTGATTTTCCATATAGATTTTATCCATTTGAAGAAGTTAATACGGAAACAGCTATTCTTATTTTAAATAAAAAAATAGATAAGAATTTTGTAAATTTAAGAGTATCAAATAGAAATGTAAATAATTTATATTTGAAAGAAAGTTTAAAAAATAATATTCAACTCAGTCAAGAAGAGATATTAATGAAGTATAATAATAAAATAATAGTTAATATAAATTCAATTTTAAACAAATTACTAAAAAATAGTTTAAGATTTGGGAATTACCTAGAATTGCATAAGGGATGGATGAGTATTCCTAAAAAAATAAAAATAGGTTTAACAGAAATAGAAAAAGGGATATTTACTAAAGAAGAAGCAATAAAAAATAATATTATTAATAATTGTTCTGAATACTTGGAGGGTAGAGATATTCATAGATATTTTACTGATAAAGTAAATAAATATGTTTATATAAAAAATATTGATAAAACAACGAAAGAGTGGCATTTTTCTCCTAAAATAATACTTCAAAGAATAGTTGGTCAAAATAGAAATAAAATATTTGCAACAATAGACTTGAATCAAAAAATTATATTTCCGAATGCAAATTTAGTTAATTTGAAAAATAAAAAAGATGATGTAAGATTTTATTTAACAATTTTGAATTCTAGATTAATTAGCTATTTTTATAATTTATATTATGGAGAATCAAATACTAATTTAACCAAAATAGCTTTTGAAAATATTCCACTAGTTAATATAGAAAATATAAATCAACAGCCTTTTATCAAAAAAGCTGATAAAATGTTATTTTTAAACAAAAATCTTCAAGAAATTTCACAAAAATTCCAACGAATGATTATGAGAGAACTTGGTTTAGAAAAAATTTCTACTAAATTACAAAATTGGTATTTATTGAATTTTGATGAATTTATAAAAGAGTTATCAAAAGTAAAAGTGAAATTAAGCCTTTCGCAAAAAGCTGATTGGGAGGATTATTTCATTGCAGAAAAATCAAAAGCAGAAACATTAAACAATGAAATTACAAAAACGGATAAAGAGATTGATGGGATGGTTTATGAGCTGTATGGGTTGAGTGAGGAGGAGGTTAGGGTTGTTGAAAGTTAA
- a CDS encoding MerR family transcriptional regulator — protein MQIKEFSEKTGLTPYTIRFYEKKELFRVKRDEKNRRIYDETDIEWIKMLKRLKDMGMKLSEIKKYSDLRYEGNGTIKERMKILTNHKKYVNIEIEKWQKYLQNLDDKLEIYESFLKSISEK, from the coding sequence ATGCAAATAAAGGAGTTTTCAGAAAAAACAGGCTTAACTCCATATACAATAAGGTTTTATGAAAAAAAGGAGCTGTTTCGTGTAAAAAGAGATGAGAAAAATAGAAGAATATACGATGAAACCGATATTGAATGGATAAAAATGTTAAAAAGATTAAAAGATATGGGAATGAAATTGAGTGAAATTAAGAAATATTCAGATTTACGGTATGAAGGGAATGGAACGATAAAAGAAAGAATGAAAATTTTGACAAATCATAAAAAATATGTAAATATAGAAATTGAAAAGTGGCAAAAATATTTACAAAATCTTGACGATAAACTTGAGATTTATGAGAGTTTTTTAAAAAGCATTTCTGAAAAATAA
- a CDS encoding endonuclease, translating to MLADTNITWGFVLLSPFIIPILILLTFWFFVSKRKFNFLIAFTILSLLFVRYLRFPYDTVNRNSEIKISQNFLIKRTLSSDSEHEVYKLVDKTKPEDLILYLNGLAKINNTWVGYIEETDSYERKYGVKPETYFFINDNKIEYNLDEKTLEKRLGLKEIKLQDAEYFVDKFGSKKEILYQYQLDKTGDLDENISLNSELSKKLETKYKKDRAFYLMFWSVMLLMEIIYLFIKNRKITKSNKD from the coding sequence ATGCTTGCAGATACAAATATAACTTGGGGATTTGTCTTGTTATCCCCTTTTATAATTCCAATATTAATTTTATTAACTTTCTGGTTTTTTGTTTCAAAACGAAAGTTTAATTTTCTTATTGCATTTACAATTTTATCATTATTATTTGTTAGGTATCTTCGTTTTCCTTATGACACAGTTAACCGTAATAGTGAGATTAAAATATCACAAAATTTTTTGATAAAAAGAACTTTGAGTTCGGATTCAGAGCATGAAGTTTATAAACTTGTCGATAAGACAAAGCCTGAAGATTTGATTTTGTATTTAAATGGATTAGCTAAAATTAATAATACTTGGGTTGGTTATATAGAAGAAACAGATTCTTACGAAAGGAAATATGGTGTCAAACCAGAAACATATTTTTTCATTAACGACAATAAAATTGAATATAACTTAGATGAGAAAACTTTAGAAAAAAGATTAGGTTTAAAAGAAATAAAATTACAGGATGCTGAATACTTTGTTGATAAATTTGGGAGTAAAAAAGAAATCTTATATCAATATCAATTAGATAAAACAGGAGATTTAGATGAAAATATTTCTTTAAATTCAGAATTAAGCAAGAAATTGGAAACAAAGTATAAAAAAGATAGAGCATTCTATTTGATGTTTTGGAGTGTAATGTTGCTTATGGAAATTATTTATCTATTTATAAAAAATAGAAAAATTACAAAAAGTAATAAAGATTAG
- a CDS encoding LysR family transcriptional regulator — protein MELRVLKYFLVVATERNISNAAKILYVSQPALSKQLKNLEEELGVILFKRGNRNITLTEDGVYFLTKTKEILALVDTAVANLTQEDIVGGEINIGAGESAQMGHIFKIINDMMIDYPNIKTNVTSGNADEMLLKLDNGTLDFAITFGFVDKSKYEHLSLPWCDKWGLLVRKDNFLAKKDYILSKDLENIPLIISKQTNVDNFLAGWIGKSIENFNVVGTFNLLYNASLMAKQNIGSVLCFDGIINTSESNLKFIPLKPELETEMSIIWKKNQTLSNIAKKFLENLKIYISNYNLKL, from the coding sequence ATGGAATTAAGAGTTTTAAAATATTTTTTAGTTGTGGCAACAGAAAGAAATATTTCTAATGCGGCTAAAATTCTTTATGTTTCACAGCCAGCACTTTCAAAACAATTAAAAAATTTGGAAGAAGAGTTGGGAGTTATTCTTTTTAAAAGAGGGAATCGGAATATTACTTTAACAGAAGATGGTGTTTATTTTTTAACAAAAACAAAAGAAATTTTAGCATTAGTTGATACGGCAGTTGCCAACTTGACACAAGAAGATATTGTTGGAGGAGAGATAAATATTGGTGCAGGTGAGAGTGCTCAAATGGGACATATTTTTAAGATTATTAATGATATGATGATTGATTATCCAAATATAAAAACAAATGTTACTAGTGGAAATGCAGACGAAATGCTTTTAAAACTGGATAACGGAACTTTAGATTTTGCAATTACATTTGGGTTTGTGGATAAAAGTAAATATGAGCATTTGAGTTTGCCCTGGTGTGATAAATGGGGATTGCTTGTGAGAAAGGATAATTTTCTTGCAAAAAAAGACTATATTTTGTCCAAAGATTTAGAAAATATTCCTTTAATTATTTCAAAACAAACAAATGTGGATAATTTTTTAGCTGGCTGGATAGGAAAAAGTATAGAAAATTTTAATGTTGTAGGTACTTTTAACTTACTTTATAATGCATCATTAATGGCAAAGCAAAATATTGGAAGCGTTCTATGCTTTGATGGAATAATAAATACGAGTGAAAGCAATTTGAAATTTATTCCATTAAAACCAGAGCTTGAAACAGAAATGAGTATTATTTGGAAAAAGAATCAAACTTTATCAAATATTGCGAAAAAATTTTTAGAAAATTTGAAAATATATATTTCTAATTATAACTTAAAATTATAG
- a CDS encoding MerT protein, whose protein sequence is MPLAGIIINALEFLHLPQVAMTTIAVVISGIALITVLMLVFYLGYLCSKFLKKMDKTILGCVMTAILIYFLYKVFTETDESTAMFAPTAREIHIFCTAYTVGVFFSDKVKKVLDRIKFKRKK, encoded by the coding sequence ATGCCGTTAGCAGGAATTATTATTAATGCTCTGGAATTTTTACATCTTCCGCAAGTGGCAATGACCACTATTGCTGTTGTAATTTCGGGAATTGCTTTAATAACGGTTCTTATGCTTGTGTTTTACTTAGGATATTTGTGCAGTAAATTTTTGAAAAAAATGGATAAAACGATATTAGGCTGTGTAATGACAGCGATTTTAATCTATTTTTTGTATAAAGTTTTTACAGAAACAGATGAAAGTACAGCAATGTTTGCTCCGACAGCACGGGAAATACATATTTTCTGTACAGCATACACAGTTGGAGTATTTTTTAGTGATAAAGTCAAGAAAGTATTAGACAGAATAAAATTTAAAAGAAAAAAATAA
- the cobD gene encoding threonine-phosphate decarboxylase CobD produces the protein MDFHGGNIYKIFREKNITEILDYSSNINPYGVPESLKQKIAENIGILERYPDPDYIELREKLAQLNKVELENIVLGNGATEAIFLFIKVIKPEKVLIVSPTFGEYERAVRACKNSESQKIEIEYFELEEKDEFRLNIGKLKKELEKKYDLVIICNPNNPTGKFLKMAETEEILRECNRYDTKLFIDEAFIEFLEDGLKESIVNSGENKKNLFVTRAFTKFFAIPGLRLGYGIYFDKNLEKKIAEKKEPWSVNNIAEMAGITVLDDTEYIEKTLNWITEEKKYMYERLNEISGIKPYKTEVNFICVKIKDEMISKGLNVKKLREKMMEEGILIRDASNFKFLDERFFRLAIKDRKSNDRVVRALREILE, from the coding sequence ATGGATTTTCATGGTGGAAATATTTATAAAATATTTAGGGAAAAAAATATAACAGAAATACTGGATTACAGCTCAAATATAAATCCTTACGGAGTGCCTGAGAGCCTAAAGCAGAAGATTGCTGAAAATATTGGGATTCTTGAGAGGTATCCTGACCCTGATTATATAGAATTACGTGAAAAATTGGCTCAACTGAATAAAGTTGAACTGGAAAATATTGTGCTGGGGAATGGTGCAACAGAAGCTATATTTTTGTTCATAAAAGTAATAAAGCCCGAAAAAGTGCTGATTGTATCGCCTACTTTTGGGGAATATGAAAGGGCAGTAAGAGCGTGTAAAAATTCTGAAAGTCAAAAAATTGAAATTGAATATTTTGAATTAGAAGAAAAAGATGAGTTTAGGCTTAATATTGGGAAATTAAAAAAGGAACTTGAGAAAAAATATGATTTGGTAATAATTTGCAATCCGAATAATCCGACTGGAAAATTTTTGAAAATGGCTGAAACAGAGGAAATTTTGAGAGAATGCAATAGATATGATACAAAGTTATTTATTGATGAGGCATTTATCGAATTTTTAGAGGATGGACTAAAGGAAAGCATTGTAAATAGTGGCGAAAATAAAAAAAATTTGTTTGTAACTCGTGCATTTACAAAATTTTTTGCTATTCCAGGACTACGATTGGGATATGGAATTTATTTTGACAAAAATTTGGAAAAAAAAATCGCTGAAAAAAAAGAGCCGTGGAGTGTGAACAATATCGCTGAAATGGCTGGAATAACAGTACTTGATGATACAGAATATATAGAAAAGACATTAAACTGGATAACAGAAGAAAAAAAATACATGTATGAAAGACTGAATGAAATTTCAGGAATAAAGCCTTATAAGACTGAAGTAAACTTTATTTGTGTAAAAATAAAAGATGAAATGATTTCTAAAGGGCTGAATGTGAAAAAATTGCGGGAAAAAATGATGGAAGAAGGAATTTTGATAAGGGATGCCTCCAATTTTAAATTTTTGGATGAAAGATTTTTTAGACTGGCAATTAAGGATAGAAAGAGTAATGATAGGGTTGTTAGGGCTTTGAGAGAAATTTTAGAATAA
- a CDS encoding alpha/beta hydrolase, producing the protein MAIPAIKQVKDSSIKLEQKWDKIFPESNKIEHTKIMFKNRYGITLVGDLYVPKNIGNQKLSAIAISGPFGAVKEQSSGLYAQTLAERGFVTLAFDGSYTGESGGQPRNVPSPEINTEDFSAAVDFLGTQSFIDRDKIGILGICGWGGFALNAGISDTRIKAVATSTMYDMTRVSAKGYNDSVDAEGRYNLKKEMNEARWKAVEDGYADLLPANNLRKEQITKDTPKFVAEYSDFYTTKRGYHPRAVNSNPNGSWTTTGMLPLINMPILEYASEMRTPTLIVAGENAHSRYFSEDAYKALGNKNKELYIVKGAVHTDLYDGGKNHVIPFDKFESFFKDNLK; encoded by the coding sequence ATGGCAATACCTGCAATTAAACAAGTGAAAGATTCGAGTATAAAATTAGAACAAAAATGGGATAAAATTTTTCCGGAAAGTAACAAAATTGAGCATACGAAAATTATGTTTAAAAATCGTTATGGAATAACTCTGGTTGGGGATTTGTATGTTCCAAAAAATATTGGAAATCAAAAACTATCCGCAATAGCAATTTCAGGTCCATTTGGAGCAGTTAAAGAGCAATCATCAGGACTATATGCTCAGACATTGGCAGAAAGAGGATTTGTAACATTAGCGTTTGATGGTTCATATACTGGGGAAAGTGGAGGACAACCAAGAAATGTTCCATCACCTGAAATTAATACAGAAGATTTTAGTGCGGCAGTTGATTTCTTAGGAACACAATCATTTATTGATAGAGATAAAATCGGAATTTTAGGAATTTGCGGTTGGGGAGGATTTGCTTTAAATGCAGGAATTTCAGATACTCGTATAAAAGCAGTAGCAACTTCTACTATGTACGATATGACAAGAGTTTCTGCAAAAGGTTACAATGATTCGGTTGATGCAGAAGGAAGATATAATTTGAAAAAAGAAATGAATGAAGCTAGATGGAAAGCAGTTGAAGATGGCTATGCTGATTTATTACCGGCAAATAATCTGAGAAAAGAACAAATTACAAAAGATACACCAAAATTTGTTGCAGAATACTCTGATTTCTATACAACAAAAAGAGGATATCATCCTCGTGCAGTAAATTCTAACCCAAATGGTTCTTGGACTACAACTGGAATGTTACCATTAATTAATATGCCTATATTAGAATATGCTTCTGAAATGAGAACACCAACTTTAATAGTTGCTGGTGAAAATGCACATTCAAGATATTTCTCAGAAGATGCCTATAAAGCATTGGGAAATAAAAATAAGGAATTATACATTGTAAAAGGTGCAGTGCATACAGATTTATATGATGGTGGAAAAAATCATGTAATTCCATTTGATAAATTTGAAAGTTTCTTTAAAGATAATTTGAAATAA
- a CDS encoding DapH/DapD/GlmU-related protein — translation METLLEKIKKVNEILKDDELFKEIHIAKGENEKLIAEMNNGYKTNEEKLEYLEKITGKSINKSVTVSLPFQTDFGKHISFGKNIFVNKEAIFVDLGGITIEDDVLIGPKVSLLTVNHILEPSKRRGLTTGEIIIKKNAWIGAGSTVLAGVTIGENSVVAANSTVTKNVPDNVIVAGTPAKIIKKL, via the coding sequence ATGGAAACTTTATTAGAAAAAATTAAAAAAGTAAATGAAATTTTGAAAGATGATGAACTTTTTAAAGAAATTCATATTGCCAAAGGGGAAAATGAAAAATTGATTGCTGAAATGAATAATGGATATAAAACAAATGAAGAAAAATTAGAGTATCTTGAAAAAATAACTGGTAAATCAATTAATAAATCTGTTACAGTTTCTTTACCATTTCAAACTGACTTTGGAAAACATATTTCTTTTGGAAAAAATATTTTTGTGAATAAAGAAGCAATATTTGTTGATTTAGGAGGAATTACAATTGAAGATGATGTGCTTATTGGACCTAAAGTTTCACTGCTCACTGTAAATCATATTTTAGAACCAAGCAAAAGAAGAGGACTTACAACTGGAGAAATTATTATAAAGAAAAATGCTTGGATTGGAGCTGGATCTACAGTTTTAGCGGGAGTAACTATTGGAGAAAATTCAGTCGTTGCAGCAAATTCAACTGTTACAAAAAATGTGCCTGATAATGTGATTGTAGCTGGGACACCTGCAAAAATTATTAAAAAACTTTAA
- a CDS encoding cobyric acid synthase codes for MGRKHRNIMLLGTGSNVGKSIINAGFCRIFYQDGYSVVPFKSQNMALNSFITKDGKEMGRAQVVQAEAANIEPQAFMNPILLKPTTDRKSQVIVNGKVYKNMDAREYFAYKHNLKKDIMAAYNHIRDNFDVCVLEGAGSPAEINLKEDDIVNTGMAEMADSPVILVADIDRGGVFASIYGTIMLLEESEKKRIKGVIINKFRGDKSLLTPGIEMIEELTNVPVLGVVPFVPLGIEEEDSLGIDKYNVKKEGKIRISVIKLKHISNFTDIDALSHYNDVSLKYVTKSSELGDEDIIIIPGSKNTVEDMKDLIDKNISREIIRLAKRGTIVFGICGGFQIMGQKIMDPQNIESNLKEISGLDLLDIETVMETAKTTTQYENKIKNADGILAGMDGIEIKGYEIHQGYSYPVNEEKTEIKCIFDDEKLKGAVKGNVVGTYIHGIFDNSEFTNHFLNEVRKLKGLDKVDEDFSFKEYKNREYDKLAQILRENVDIDKVYEIMGMK; via the coding sequence ATGGGAAGAAAACATAGAAATATAATGTTGCTGGGGACAGGTTCTAATGTGGGAAAAAGCATAATCAATGCAGGATTTTGCAGAATATTTTATCAGGACGGATATAGCGTTGTGCCGTTTAAGTCACAGAATATGGCTTTAAATTCGTTTATTACGAAGGATGGAAAAGAGATGGGGAGAGCTCAGGTGGTGCAGGCTGAAGCGGCTAATATCGAGCCTCAGGCATTTATGAATCCAATTTTGCTAAAGCCTACAACAGACAGAAAATCACAGGTTATTGTGAATGGAAAAGTTTACAAAAATATGGATGCAAGGGAATATTTTGCCTATAAGCATAATTTAAAAAAGGACATAATGGCAGCGTACAATCACATAAGGGATAATTTTGATGTTTGCGTGCTGGAAGGGGCAGGAAGCCCTGCGGAAATTAACTTGAAGGAAGACGATATTGTAAATACAGGGATGGCTGAAATGGCTGATTCGCCTGTTATTTTGGTTGCTGATATTGACAGAGGCGGTGTTTTTGCATCAATTTACGGGACAATTATGCTTCTCGAGGAAAGTGAGAAAAAACGTATAAAAGGTGTAATTATAAATAAATTTAGGGGAGATAAGAGCCTTTTGACTCCTGGAATTGAGATGATTGAAGAGTTGACAAATGTGCCTGTTCTGGGAGTAGTGCCGTTTGTGCCACTAGGAATTGAAGAAGAGGACAGTCTGGGAATCGATAAGTATAATGTGAAAAAAGAGGGGAAAATTCGGATTTCGGTTATTAAACTAAAACATATATCGAATTTTACAGATATTGACGCACTTAGCCATTATAACGATGTTTCCTTGAAATACGTTACAAAAAGCTCTGAACTTGGAGATGAGGACATTATTATTATTCCTGGCTCCAAAAATACTGTGGAAGACATGAAGGATTTAATTGATAAAAATATAAGCAGGGAAATTATCAGGCTTGCAAAAAGAGGAACAATAGTATTTGGAATTTGTGGCGGTTTTCAAATAATGGGACAAAAAATAATGGATCCTCAAAATATTGAGTCTAATCTAAAAGAAATTTCAGGCTTAGATTTATTAGACATAGAAACAGTTATGGAAACAGCAAAAACAACAACACAGTATGAAAATAAAATAAAAAATGCAGATGGAATACTAGCTGGAATGGACGGCATTGAAATAAAAGGCTATGAAATACATCAAGGCTACAGTTATCCTGTAAATGAGGAAAAAACCGAAATAAAGTGTATCTTTGACGATGAAAAGCTAAAAGGTGCTGTAAAAGGCAATGTTGTCGGAACTTATATTCACGGAATATTTGACAATTCTGAATTTACAAATCATTTTCTGAACGAAGTAAGAAAACTTAAAGGGCTAGACAAAGTCGATGAAGACTTTAGTTTCAAAGAATATAAAAACAGGGAATACGATAAATTAGCGCAAATTTTGCGAGAAAATGTCGATATTGATAAGGTTTATGAAATAATGGGGATGAAATAA
- a CDS encoding MerT protein, which yields MEKNENKFMSKAKSFLVLVLFTIIYIFLQKIISAAFFLFLMAFMISYGNTIEILMIPLIIALAFVCYFGYLSKDFFQKINKLFISGVMIIILLYFIYKIFNNNEFEAGQTTVYIFCTISHISYTIGAFHSDKVKKILDRIKFKRK from the coding sequence ATGGAAAAAAATGAAAATAAATTTATGTCAAAAGCAAAAAGTTTTTTAGTATTAGTTTTATTTACGATAATTTATATTTTTCTTCAAAAAATTATATCAGCAGCTTTTTTTCTATTTTTAATGGCTTTTATGATTTCTTATGGAAATACAATTGAAATATTGATGATTCCCTTGATAATAGCGCTTGCATTTGTGTGTTATTTTGGATATTTGAGTAAAGATTTTTTTCAAAAAATAAATAAATTATTTATAAGTGGTGTGATGATTATAATTTTACTTTACTTTATATATAAAATTTTTAATAATAATGAATTTGAGGCGGGACAGACAACAGTATATATTTTTTGTACAATCTCACATATCTCATATACAATTGGAGCATTTCATAGCGATAAAGTCAAGAAAATATTAGACAGAATAAAATTTAAAAGAAAATAA